CCGTGCCTCACGAGCCGGTGGTACAGGCCCTTCTCCGGTCGGATGTCCGACCACTGCAGATCGATGAGCCCCAGGCGGGCGTCGTCCCAGGCCAGTCCCCCGCGCTCCCGGTAGCCCTCGAGGAGCCGCAGCTTCGCCAGCCACTCCACCCGCTGGGCGGCGCGCTCATCGCCCTGCTCGAGCCATCCGAGGGTCTCCTCCCATGCCGTCAGGACCGCGTGGGTCTGGCCGTCGCCCTGCGTGGGATGGCCGGCACCGCTCTCCTCCGCGAACGCGCGGGCCGCTTCGTAGTAGAGCCATTGAAGCTCGACGGCGGTCATGCGCCGCCCGTCGATCAGCCGCACCTGATGCGTGAGCGTGGTGTCGTGGCTGATCTCCTGCAGCGCCGCCACGGGCTCGAACACCTGGAGCCGGGGCACGCGCCCCGCCTCGATCAGGCCCAGCACCAGCGAGGTGGTGCCGAACTTGAGGTAGTTCGCGTACTCGGAGAGGTTCGCGTCACCGATGATGACGTGCAGGCGCCGGTACTTGTCCGCCGTCGCGTGCGGCTCGTCACGGGTGTTGACGATGGGGCGCCGGATGGTGGTCTCCAGCCCGACCTCGGCCTCGAAGAAGTCCGCCCGCTGGCTGATCTGGTACCCGCTGCCGCGGCCGTCCTGTCCCATGCCGAGCCGGCCGGCGCCGCACAGCACCTGACGGCTCAGGAAGAACGGGATCAAGCCCTCAGCGATCGAGGAGAACGGCACGGCCCGTGGCATGAGGTAGTTCTCATGACTGCCGTAGGACACGGCTTTGTTGTCCGTGTTGTTCTTGTACAGATTGACGGGCCCCGAGCCGTCCTCGGCGTCGAGGGCGCGGATCGCGTCGAGCGCCACCAGATCACCGGCAGCGTCCCAGATGACGGCGTCGCGCGGGTTGGTGACCTCGGGGCTGGAGTACTCGGGATGGGCGTGGTCCACATAGAACCGTGCGCCGTTGCCCAGCACCATGTTCATGAGGGGCTGTTCGCCCGACTCGACGTCGGAGTAGTCCAGTTCGGCGCGGCCGTGCGCGAGGGCCACGGCTGTCGCGTCCAGCACGGGCGCGACGTCGGTCAGCTGGCTCGGGTGCGCGTGGGCCCGGGGCAGCGACCAGCCGCGCGCGTCGTGCAGCGGCTCTTCGTCGCTGTAGTCCCAGCCCGCCGCCGTCCGTCGGCTCCCGGCACCGGATTCACTCCCGGCCGCGCTTCCGGCCCCCGATTGGCGGGCCGAGGTGAGCCGCGCGTAGGCGTCGATCACCCGCGCCGAGAGGACCGTCGCGTTGGCGGTGGGCGCCTGCGGGGCGTGGATCCCGTACTCGGTCTCCGACCCCATCACACGGATGACTCCGCCGTCGCCGGCGCCCGGCAGTCCGGAAGCGCTCACAGATACTGTCCCGTGTTGGTGGCGGTCTCCAGACTCTTGCCGGGCTCCTGGCCGCCCTTGCCCTGGACGATCGTCCGGATGTAGGTGATCCGCTCACCCTTCTTGCCGGAGATACGGGCCCAGTCGTCCGGGTTGGTGGTGTTCGGCATGTCCTCGTGCTCACGGAACTCGTCCGTGACCGCCCGCAGAAGATGGTCGATCCTCAGACCCTTCTCGCCGCTCGTGAGGAGGTCCTTGATGGCGTACTTCTTGGCGCGGTCCACCACGTTCTGGATGACGGCGCCGGAGTTGAAGTCCTTGAAGTAGAGGATCTCGCTGTCACCGTTGGCGTAGGTGACCTCGAGGTACTCATTGGATTTGTCCGTCGAGTACATCGATTCCACCGTGCGCTGGATCATCCCGCGGACCGTGGCGGCCTGGTCGCCGCCGTGTTCCGCCACGTCCTGCGGGTGCAAGGGAAGCTCCGTGGTGATGTACTTCGCGAAGATGTCCGCGGCCGCTTCGGCGTCCGGGCGCTGGATCTTCACCTTCACGTCGAGTCGTCCCGGGCGCAGGATCGCGGGATCGATCATGTCCTCGCGGTTCGACGCGCCGATCACGATCACGTTGTCCAGCCGTTCGACGCCGTCGATCTCGCTGAGCAGCTGCGGCACGATCGTGGTCTCGACATCCGAGGAGACGCCGGTGCCGCGAGTGCGGAACAGGGAGTCCATCTCGTCGAAGAAGACCACCACCGGGCTGCCGTCGCTGGCCTTCTCCCGGGCACGGGCGAAGATCAGGCGGATGTGCCGTTCGGTCTCGCCCACGTACTTGTCCAGGAGCTCGGGTCCCTTGATGTTGAGGAAGTAGCTCTTCAGCTCGGCCGCGCCGGAGCGTTCCGCGGCCCGCGCGGCCAGGGAGTTGGCGACGGCCTTAGCGATCAGCGTCTTGCCACAGCCCGGAGGGCCGTACAGGAGGATGCCCTTCGGCGCCTTGAGGCCGTGCTCCCGGTACAGGCCGGGGTGCAGGAACGGCAGTTCGACCGCATCCCGGATCTGCTCGATCTGGGGTCCCAGACCACCGATGTCCTCGTAGCTGATGTCCGGGACGTCTTCGAGGACCAGGGTCTCGACTTCGCTGCGGTCCACCTTCTCCAGGGCGAAGCCGGTGCGGCCGTCCACGGACACGGCATCGCCCACGCGGACGCCCCGGTGGCGCAGCGGTCCGGAGAGGCGGATGACCCGCTCGTCGTCGGTGCGGCCCACCACCAGCACGCGGTCGTGGCCGATCAGTTCCTTGACCGTGACCACTTCGCCGGCCTGTTCGAAACCGAGTCCCGCGATCACCACGAGTGCCTCGTTGAGCAGCACTTCCTGGCCCACGGCGAGCTGGTGGATGTTGACGAGGGGGCTGATCCCCACCCGCATCTTCCGGCCGCCGTTGAAGACGTCCACCGACTCCTCGACGGAGGCGTTGGCGCTGGCGCCCGCCACGGGTTCCTTACGGTGATTGAGCTGGGCGACCGTGGCGAAACTGTAGGGCGGCTGGCCCTCCTGCTCGAGCGCGGCCTTGAGTCGCTGGATCTCGGTCTTGGCGGTCTCCAGCATGCCCACGAGCCGCGAGTTGTTCTGGGTGGCGGAGGCGAGCTGGCGGTCCACGCTGCGGAGCTTGTCCCGCAGCACGTTGATCTGCCGCTCGGCGATGCTCAGATGTGCCGCGTTGTTACGCGCTTCATTCCCGGCGTCACCGTTGGTGCCCAGTGTGTCCTCGCTCATGGTGGCCAGCCCTCTCGTGGAAAGTCCGTGTGCCGTCACCTTCGACACTAGCGCGTTCCGAGCGGGATCGCGGACCGGTGCCCACGATGTGACTGCCGATGGCCTCCCACCTGGGATTACTCCCCCGAGTGCGGCTCCTCGGGATCCTCCACCTGGGTGCCGGCCATGGCGTCACGGGCGGCGCGGCGGAGCTTGCGGTCCGAGTACGGACGTTCCCCGACGCTCGCCGGCGTCCAGGCGTTCATGTCCTCTTCGGTGAACTCGGTCTTGGCCCGCTTCTTCAGCGTCAGGCCGTCGACGCCGTCCGCCAGACGGCGCGTGACCAGGAGGAAACCGGTGTGCCCCACCATGCGGTGGTTGGGCCGGACGGCCAGGCCCTCGAGGTGCCAGCCACGGACCATGGATTCCCAGGCGTCAGGCTCGGTGAACCGGCCGTCGGCGCGGATGGCCTCGGCCGTGCGGGACAGCTGAGTGGCCGTGGCGACGTAGTTGATCCAGACGCCGCCCGGGGCCAGCACGGTGGCGACGGCGTCGAGGCACTCCCAGGGCGCC
Above is a window of Arthrobacter sp. Y-9 DNA encoding:
- the dop gene encoding depupylase/deamidase Dop, which produces MGSETEYGIHAPQAPTANATVLSARVIDAYARLTSARQSGAGSAAGSESGAGSRRTAAGWDYSDEEPLHDARGWSLPRAHAHPSQLTDVAPVLDATAVALAHGRAELDYSDVESGEQPLMNMVLGNGARFYVDHAHPEYSSPEVTNPRDAVIWDAAGDLVALDAIRALDAEDGSGPVNLYKNNTDNKAVSYGSHENYLMPRAVPFSSIAEGLIPFFLSRQVLCGAGRLGMGQDGRGSGYQISQRADFFEAEVGLETTIRRPIVNTRDEPHATADKYRRLHVIIGDANLSEYANYLKFGTTSLVLGLIEAGRVPRLQVFEPVAALQEISHDTTLTHQVRLIDGRRMTAVELQWLYYEAARAFAEESGAGHPTQGDGQTHAVLTAWEETLGWLEQGDERAAQRVEWLAKLRLLEGYRERGGLAWDDARLGLIDLQWSDIRPEKGLYHRLVRHGRMAKLVDDAEIAAAATAPPADTRAFFRGMCLSRFPRAVTGASWDSVIFRLPGQSRATRIPTREPLRGTRELTGALFDDHQDAGEFLRALLREP
- the arc gene encoding proteasome ATPase, with the translated sequence MGTNGDAGNEARNNAAHLSIAERQINVLRDKLRSVDRQLASATQNNSRLVGMLETAKTEIQRLKAALEQEGQPPYSFATVAQLNHRKEPVAGASANASVEESVDVFNGGRKMRVGISPLVNIHQLAVGQEVLLNEALVVIAGLGFEQAGEVVTVKELIGHDRVLVVGRTDDERVIRLSGPLRHRGVRVGDAVSVDGRTGFALEKVDRSEVETLVLEDVPDISYEDIGGLGPQIEQIRDAVELPFLHPGLYREHGLKAPKGILLYGPPGCGKTLIAKAVANSLAARAAERSGAAELKSYFLNIKGPELLDKYVGETERHIRLIFARAREKASDGSPVVVFFDEMDSLFRTRGTGVSSDVETTIVPQLLSEIDGVERLDNVIVIGASNREDMIDPAILRPGRLDVKVKIQRPDAEAAADIFAKYITTELPLHPQDVAEHGGDQAATVRGMIQRTVESMYSTDKSNEYLEVTYANGDSEILYFKDFNSGAVIQNVVDRAKKYAIKDLLTSGEKGLRIDHLLRAVTDEFREHEDMPNTTNPDDWARISGKKGERITYIRTIVQGKGGQEPGKSLETATNTGQYL